From a region of the Zingiber officinale cultivar Zhangliang chromosome 4B, Zo_v1.1, whole genome shotgun sequence genome:
- the LOC121976413 gene encoding nucleoside diphosphate kinase B-like has product MELTFIMIKPDGVQRGLIGEIISRFEKKGFYLKGLKQVSVERSFAEMHYADLSAKPFFGSLVEYIISGPVVAMVWEGKNVVVTGRKIIGATNPAESAPGTIRGDYAIDIGRNVIHGSDSVESARKEIALWFPEGIAGWQSNLHPWIYE; this is encoded by the exons ATGGAGCTGACCTTCATCATGATCAAGCCCGACGGCGTCCAACGCGGCTTG ATTGGAGAAATCATTAGCAGGTTTGAGAAAAAGGGATTCTACTTGAaag GGTTGAAGCAGGTGAGCGTGGAACGCTCCTTTGCGGAGATGCACTACGCTGACCTCTCTGCTAAGCCCTTCTTTGGTTCCCTGGTGGAGTACATCATCTCTGGTCCAGTGGTAGCCATGGTGTGGGAGGGAAAGAATGTTGTGGTTACTGGACGCAAGATCATTGGGGCAACCAACCCAGCTGAATCTGCCCCCGGAACCATCCGTGGGGACTATGCAATTGACATCGGCAG GAATGTGATTCATGGAAGTGACTCTGTCGAGAGTGCGAGGAAAGAGATTGCTCTGTGGTTCCCCGAAGGCATCGCTGGGTGGCAGAGCAACCTCCACCCCTGGATTTACGAGTAG
- the LOC121976412 gene encoding vesicle-associated protein 2-1-like, whose translation MRGGGQMISVYPEELSFEVELEKPSPCNIKVVNNTEHHVAFKVKTTSPKKYFVRPNASVVQPWDSCTVTVTLQAQKELPPDMQCKDKFLIQSAKVPPTNDIDEIPKDTFNKDGEKVIEELKLRVVYNPPSQNGYENLEEESGLTSYKSRASNVLKNSSSDEALQQLKEERDFIVHQNHQFKRELEMLNKRRSRKTDAGFSMTFAAFAGLVGITFGFILNLLFTASPTS comes from the exons ATGCGCGGCGGCGGCCAAATGATCTCCGTTTACCCGGAAGAGCTCAGTTTCGAAG TTGAGTTGGAGAAGCCATCGCCCTGCAATATCAAGGTCGTCAACAACACGGAGCATCATGTCGCCTTCAAG GTGAAAACGACGTCTCCTAAGAAGTATTTTGTTCGGCCTAATGCAAGCGTGGTACAACCTTGGGACTCATGTACCGTGACAG TCACCCTCCAAGCTCAGAAGGAGCTCCCTCCGGATATGCAATGCAAGGATAAATTCCTCATTCAGAGTGCTAAGGTTCCCCCAACTAACGATATCGATGAAATCCCTAAAGACACA TTCAATAAAGATGGTGAAAAGGTGATAGAGGAACTCAAACTTAGGGTTGTTTATAACCCCCCCTCGCAAAACGGATATGAAAATTTGGAAGAAGAGTCTGGTCTTACTTCTTATAAGAGCAGAGCATCTAAT GTGTTGAAAAATTCAAGTTCTGATGAG GCATTGCAACAGTTGAAGGAAGAACGTGATTTTATTGTTCATCAAAATCATCAGTTCAAAAGGGAATTG GAAATGTTGAACAAACGCCGAAGTCGCAAAACTGATGCTGGTTTTTCCATGACGTTCGCTGCATTTGCCGGCCTCGTCGGTATAACATTTGGGTTCATCCTAAACCTTCTATTCACTGCATCACCAACTTCATGA
- the LOC121976414 gene encoding 50S ribosomal protein L19-1, chloroplastic-like codes for MASAALLRPLSSLPTPALRSATPGLYLSSSSLPSFLVAPRWTYRSVAIPRSRGMAAVVVRAASSEEEEALADIDTDDVDEEEVSEVVEADEKLSRKPRVKLGDIMGILNKRAIEASVLERPVPDIRTGDIVEIKLEVPENRRRLSIYKGIVISKQNAGVHTTIRIRRIIAGVGVEIVFPVYSPNIKEIKVVSHRKVRRARLYYLRDKLPRLSTFK; via the exons ATGGCCTCCGCCGCGCTCCTCCGCCCTCTCTCCTCGCTACCCACGCCCGCTCTTCGCTCTGCGACGCCAGGCTTGTACTTATCTTCCTCATCCCTCCCCTCGTTCTTGGTGGCTCCGCGTTGGACCTATAGATCCGTTGCGATCCCCCGGAGCAGGGGAATGGCGGCGGTCGTCGTTAGGGCCGCTAGCTCTGAGGAAGAAGAGGCGTTGGCTGACATCGATACAGATGATGTGGACGAGGAGGAAGTTTCCGAGGTGGTGGAAGCTGATGAGAAGTTGTccaggaaacctagggtcaagcTTGGGGATATAATGGGG ATTCTGAACAAGAGAGCTATCGAGGCTTCGGTGTTGGAGAGGCCTGTGCCGGATATCAGGACTGGGGACATAGTAGAGATTAAACTG GAAGTTCCAGAGAATCGACGTCGCTTATCCATCTACAAGGGAATAGTTATTTCCAAGCAAAATGCTGGTGTTCATACTACCATTCGCATCAGGAGGATTATTGCCGGTGTTGGAGTCGAGATTGTTTTTCCAGT GTACTCACCTAACATTAAGGAGATCAAAGTTGTAAGCCATAGGAAGGTACGCAGGGCTAGGCTGTACTACTTGAGGGACAAGCTTCCTCGGCTCTCAACCTTCAAGTGA
- the LOC121976415 gene encoding transcription factor SRM1-like, translating into MAPTATLIDKTIPCSSDALACQTKRERNEGRRARLEASSMEAQDELRGRGEKVLKLFGVRILGGEGEGMGEEEEEEEEMEEDMMRKSSSMGNLVSCTATASAANRVLVDHGYHSDGGLLPSPSGLTKKSHERKRGIPWTEEEHRTFLIGLQTLGKGDWRGISRKFVTTRTPTQVASHAQKYFIRQSNPGKKKRRCSLFDVVVNDKVLVTNEVQDSHLSLDNNSVSFSNNWLIGSTSIAGGGTSSDFQNVTNQSGMTNLPNPSPTVVVDIPTQMSPHLIELSLSYPTVQIQSSSIIPTGATDLELRIAPPLPHDLSKVPAQSAAGAIRVV; encoded by the exons ATGGCACCAACAGCGACTCTCATAGATAAAACGATCCCCTGCTCCTCCGATGCGCTCGCCTGCCAAACGAAACGCGAGAGGAACGAGGGGAGACGAGCGCGCTTGGAGGCCTCCTCCATGGAGGCGCAAGATGAGTTACGAGGGCGAGGCGAGAAGGTCTTGAAGTTATTCGGCGTCAGGATTCTCGGAGGAGAAGGGGAAGGTAtgggtgaggaggaggaggaggaggaggagatggaGGAGGACATGATGAGGAAAAGCTCCAGCATGGGCAACCTGGTTTCGTGCACCGCCACTGCATCGGCCGCCAATCGTGTCCTCGTCGATCATGGGTACCACTCCGACGGCGGCCTCCTCCCATCCCCGAGCGGGTTGACGAAGAAAAGCCACGAGAGAAAGAGGG GGATCCCTTGGACAGAGGAGGAGCACAGAACCTTCCTGATTGGACTCCAAACACTTGGGAAGGGAGATTGGAGAGGGATTTCTAGAAAATTCGTCACGACTAGAACTCCAACCCAAGTTGCTAGCCATGCTCAGAAGTATTTCATCAGGCAGAGTAATCCTGGAAAAAAGAAGCGCCGATGCAGCCTCTTTGATGTTGTGGTCAATGATAAA GTTCTTGTCACTAATGAAGTTCAAGATAGTCATCTCAGCCTGGACAATAACTCT GTAAGTTTCTCAAATAACTGGTTAATTGGCTCGACTTCTATAGCCGGAGGAGGGACTTCTTCAGACTTTCAAAATGTTACAAATCAAAGTGGCATGACCAATCTCCCTAATCCTAGTCCCACG GTTGTTGTCGACATACCAACTCAAATGTCTCCACATCTCATCGAATTGTCTTTGTCCTACCCGACGGTTCAAATTCAATCTTCATCGATCATCCCAACAGGGGCCACTGATTTGGAGCTCAGAATTGCACCCCCTCTGCCTCATGACCTCTCTAAAGTACCTGCTCAGAGTGCTGCTGGTGCGATAAGAGTCGTCTAA